The Staphylococcus simiae genome includes the window ATGGCTGAAGCGAACAAAGCATTCGCTCACTACCGTTGGTAAGATAAAAGCTTTTACCCTGAGTATGTTACTTGTTAGTGAATCATCATTAGCAACTCATACTTAGGGCATCGCCATATCTATCGTATTTATTCAGTAATTAACTGGAAGGAGAAAAAATACATGGCTAGAGAATTTTCACTAGAAAAAACTCGTAATATCGGTATCATGGCTCACATCGATGCTGGTAAAACGACTACGACTGAACGTATTCTTTATTACACTGGCCGTATCCACAAAATTGGTGAAACACACGAAGGTGCTTCACAAATGGACTGGATGGAACAAGAACAAGATCGTGGTATTACAATCACATCTGCAGCAACAACTGCAGCTTGGGACGGGCACCGTGTAAATATTATCGATACACCTGGACACGTAGACTTCACAGTTGAAGTTGAACGTTCATTACGTGTACTTGACGGAGCAGTTACAGTACTTGATGCACAATCAGGTGTTGAACCTCAAACTGAAACAGTTTGGCGTCAAGCTACAACGTATGGTGTTCCTCGTATCGTATTTGTAAACAAAATGGATAAATTAGGTGCTAACTTCGAATATTCTGTAAGTACTTTACATGATCGTTTAGATGCTAACGCAGCTCCAATCCAATTACCAATTGGTGCAGAGGACGAATTCGAAGCAATCATTGACTTAGTTGAAATGAAATGTTTCAAATATACAAATGATTTAGGTACTGAAATTGAAGAAATTGAAATTCCTGAAGATCATAAAGAAAGAGCTGAAGAAGCTCGTTCTGCATTAATCGAAGCAGTTGCTGAAACTAGCGACGAATTAATGGAGAAATATCTTGGTGACGAAGAAATTACAGTTGCTGAATTGAAAAATGCTATCCGTGAAGCTACTACTAATGTAGAATTCTACCCAGTACTTTGTGGTACAGCTTTCAAAAACAAAGGTGTTCAATTAATGCTTAACGCTGTAATTGATTACTTACCTTCACCATTAGACGTTAAACCAATTATTGGTCACCGTGCTAGTAACCCAGAAGAAGAAGTAATTGCAAGAGCTGACGACTCAGCTGAGTTCGCTGCTTTAGCATTTAAAGTTATGACTGACCCTTATGTTGGTAAATTAACATTCTTCCGCGTGTACTCTGGTACAATGACATCTGGTTCATACATTAAGAACTCAACTAAAGATAAACGTGAACGTGTAGGGCGTTTATTACAAATGCACGCCAATTCACGTCAAGAAATCGATACTGTATATTCAGGAGATATCGCAGCTGCGGTAGGTCTTAAAGATACAGGAACTGGTGATACTTTATGTGGTGAGAAAAATGACATTATCTTGGAATCAATGGAATTCCCAGAACCTGTTATTCACTTATCAGTTGAACCAAAATCTAAAGCTGACCAAGATAAAATGACTCAAGCTTTAGTTAAATTGCAAGAAGAAGACCCAACATTCCATGCGCATACTGATGAAGAAACTGGACAAGTTATCATTGGTGGTATGGGTGAACTTCACTTAGACATCTTAGTAGACCGTATGAAGAAAGAATTTAACGTTGAATGTAACGTAGGTGCTCCAATGGTTTCATATCGTGAAACTTTCAAATCATCTGCACAAGTTCAAGGTAAATTCTCTCGTCAATCAGGTGGTCGTGGTCAATACGGTGATGTTCACATTGAATTTACACCTAATGAAACTGGTGGCGGTTTTGAATTCGAAAACGCTATCGTTGGTGGTGTAGTTCCTCGTGAATACATTCCATCAGTTGAAGCTGGTCTTAAAGATGCTATGGAAAATGGTGTCTTAGCAGGTTATCCATTAATTGATGTTAAAGCTAAATTATTTGATGGTTCATACCATGATGTCGATTCATCAGAAATGGCCTTCAAAATTGCTGCATCATTAGCACTTAAAGAAGCTGCTAAAAAATGTGATCCTGTTATTTTAGAACCAATGATGAAAGTTACTATCGAAATGCCTGAAGAATACATGGGTGATATCATGGGTGACGTAACATCTCGTCGTGGACGTGTTGATGGTATGGAACCACGCGGTAATGCACAAGTTGTTAATGCTTATGTACCACTTTCAGAAATGTTCGGTTACGCAACTTCATTACGTTCAAACACACAAGGTCGCGGAACTTACACAATGTACTTCGATCATTATGCAGAAGTTCCAAAATCAATTGCAGAAGAAATTATCAAGAAAAATAAAGGTGAATAATATAACTTGTTTTGACTAGCTATGCTAGGTTAAAATATTAAGTGAGCTTATTGTAAGCTAGCATCTTTAAAGTTTGATTTTTTTGGATGTATGCATTATAAAGGAATTATGAATTTCTTTTTTGCAAACACTGTAAATCATCTTCTCATGACGGTGAGAAACTGTCATGAGAGATAAAATTTAAATTAATTTTCAATAAGAATAGGAGAGATTTTATAATGGCTAAAGAAAAATTCGATCGTTCAAAAGAACATGCCAATATTGGTACTATCGGTCACGTTGACCATGGTAAAACTACTTTAACAGCTGCTATCGCAACTGTATTAGCAAAAAATGGTGACTCAGTTGCACAATCATATGACATGATTGACAATGCTCCAGAAGAAAAAGAACGTGGTATCACAATCAATACTTCTCACATTGAGTACCAAACTGACAAACGTCACTATGCACACGTTGACTGCCCAGGACACGCTGACTATGTTAAAAACATGATCACTGGTGCTGCTCAAATGGACGGCGGTATCTTAGTAGTATCAGCTGCTGATGGTCCAATGCCACAAACTCGTGAACACATCTTATTATCACGTAACGTTGGTGTTCCAGCATTAGTAGTATTCTTAAACAAAGTTGACATGGTTGACGATGAAGAATTATTAGAATTAGTAGAAATGGAAGTTCGTGACTTATTAAGCGAATATGACTTCCCAGGTGACGATGTACCTGTAATCGCTGGTTCAGCATTAAAAGCTTTAGAAGGCGACGAAAAATACGAACAAAAAATCTTAGACTTAATGCAAGCTGTAGATGACTACATCCCAACTCCAGAACGTGATTCTGACAAACCATTCATGATGCCAGTTGAGGACGTATTCTCAATCACTGGTCGTGGTACTGTTGCAACAGGCCGTGTTGAACGTGGTCAAATCAAAGTTGGTGAAGAAGTTGAAATCATCGGATTACACGAAACTTCTAAAACAACTGTTACTGGTGTAGAAATGTTCCGTAAATTATTAGACTACGCTGAAGCTGGTGACAACATTGGTGCATTATTACGT containing:
- the fusA gene encoding elongation factor G, with translation MAREFSLEKTRNIGIMAHIDAGKTTTTERILYYTGRIHKIGETHEGASQMDWMEQEQDRGITITSAATTAAWDGHRVNIIDTPGHVDFTVEVERSLRVLDGAVTVLDAQSGVEPQTETVWRQATTYGVPRIVFVNKMDKLGANFEYSVSTLHDRLDANAAPIQLPIGAEDEFEAIIDLVEMKCFKYTNDLGTEIEEIEIPEDHKERAEEARSALIEAVAETSDELMEKYLGDEEITVAELKNAIREATTNVEFYPVLCGTAFKNKGVQLMLNAVIDYLPSPLDVKPIIGHRASNPEEEVIARADDSAEFAALAFKVMTDPYVGKLTFFRVYSGTMTSGSYIKNSTKDKRERVGRLLQMHANSRQEIDTVYSGDIAAAVGLKDTGTGDTLCGEKNDIILESMEFPEPVIHLSVEPKSKADQDKMTQALVKLQEEDPTFHAHTDEETGQVIIGGMGELHLDILVDRMKKEFNVECNVGAPMVSYRETFKSSAQVQGKFSRQSGGRGQYGDVHIEFTPNETGGGFEFENAIVGGVVPREYIPSVEAGLKDAMENGVLAGYPLIDVKAKLFDGSYHDVDSSEMAFKIAASLALKEAAKKCDPVILEPMMKVTIEMPEEYMGDIMGDVTSRRGRVDGMEPRGNAQVVNAYVPLSEMFGYATSLRSNTQGRGTYTMYFDHYAEVPKSIAEEIIKKNKGE
- the tuf gene encoding elongation factor Tu — encoded protein: MAKEKFDRSKEHANIGTIGHVDHGKTTLTAAIATVLAKNGDSVAQSYDMIDNAPEEKERGITINTSHIEYQTDKRHYAHVDCPGHADYVKNMITGAAQMDGGILVVSAADGPMPQTREHILLSRNVGVPALVVFLNKVDMVDDEELLELVEMEVRDLLSEYDFPGDDVPVIAGSALKALEGDEKYEQKILDLMQAVDDYIPTPERDSDKPFMMPVEDVFSITGRGTVATGRVERGQIKVGEEVEIIGLHETSKTTVTGVEMFRKLLDYAEAGDNIGALLRGVAREDVQRGQVLAAPGSITPHTNFKAEVYVLSKDEGGRHTPFFSNYRPQFYFRTTDVTGVVNLPEGTEMVMPGDNVEMTVELIAPIAIEDGTRFSIREGGRTVGSGVVTEIIK